Proteins encoded by one window of Canis lupus dingo isolate Sandy chromosome 10, ASM325472v2, whole genome shotgun sequence:
- the LOC112668183 gene encoding translation initiation factor IF-2-like: MQTGPQVSGRGEARPWAVLEGRKDNQQGQRAQHGQAWRSQETHGVWRGSRPEMVAGGSRGRGPAVDSRRAEGAEGQVGGLLESREALTGLPGFGAPPPPPALPGFGPGYLPLGLVLAAGVRRRSRASPTPQSKGLVSNGKCTGDGAGHAGSHPVWARCPGPRHTPVLPAQDGSLEALPCGTVVNQRSHMGAGSGGLGAFLRSPRLRPAPRDPATALEKQPRESSGNTNPPPSPSGSLGLTPTPGRPGRGLLLTQLALGGPQWAQVSIPASQQLGPSPLWVPQSQPHPGRTWALELDSPQPLQSGLQGQGNSRLHSGKD; this comes from the coding sequence ATGCAGACGGGACCGCAGGtgagtgggaggggagaggccaggcCTTGGGCAGTTCTGGAAGGCCGGAAAGACAACCAGCAGGGACAGCGAGCCCAGCATGGCCAGGCCTGGCGCAGTCAAGAGACGCACGGCGTGTGGCGAGGCAGCAGGCCCGAAATGGTGGCGGGAGGCAGCAGAGGAAGGGGACCCGCCGTGGACAGCAGGCGAgctgagggggcagagggacaggtgGGAGGGCTGCTGGAGAGCCGGGAGGCACTGACCGGACTCCCAGGGTTCGgggcaccacccccacccccagccctgcccgggTTTGGCCCTGGGTACCTGCCCCTTGGGCTTGTGCTGGCAGCGGGGGTCAGGCGACGGTCACGGGCCTCTCCTACCCCGCAGTCAAAGGGGCTGGTCTCCAATGGAAAGTGCACTGGAGACGGCGCGGGTCACGCGGGAAGTCACCCAGTGTGGGCCCGGTGCCCTGGTCCACGTCACACACCCGTCCTGCCAGCGCAGGACGGAAGCCTCGAGGCCCTTCCATGTGGCACTGTCGTCAATCAGAGGAGTCACATGGGGGCGGGCAGCGGGGGCCTTGGCGCCTTCCTGAGGtctccccgcctccgccccgcccctcggGATCCTGCCACGGCTCTTGAAAAACAACCGAGGGAATCGAGTGGAAACACAAATCCGCCACCCAGTCCCTCCGGCTCCCTGGGGCTgacccccaccccggggcgccCAGGCAGGGGGCTCCTGCTCACACAGTTGGCCTTGGGGGGGCCCCAGTGGGCACAAGTCTCAATCCCGGCCTCCCAGCAGCTGGGTCCATCCCCCCTCTGGGTCCCCCAGAGCCAGCCTCACCCTGGGAGGACATGGGCACTGGAGCTTGACTCCCCCCAACCTCTACAGTCTGGCCTCCAGGGCCAGGGAAATTCCAGACTTCACTCTGGCAAAGACTAG